One genomic segment of Erysipelotrichaceae bacterium 66202529 includes these proteins:
- a CDS encoding diguanylate cyclase yields the protein MNAETMESLYAHIEECRILHDFEGIFHYASQLYDISREQKDKHYQIIACYFLGNVSYNRGVYHEAMLYLQEGICIGEEEPYPFFQMVSYNLAGMVSATVGDEIMSVEYMLKSYYIALEHQELGYFYIILNNLGVLFLDLGYYEIAKEYFKKAIAERSIKCFDDLKINDGYNIINLLGTSVFLQDEEEYAYWLPWYWEYHKRFKEITVDNDFQLYQVLRAGYKSNIDVFRDEVTRLLDIVDRESDRLHTFKNLLKVFKICMQYKDKELTSQVLEKLNLILQEYPEYQKHSELKECQVLYATIFGKEEERLTALQEYYEVRQMELASAHNNMKNTLLLKIDMERLLYERSQILEKNKELERRSEIEEFTNVMNKTAFRYHVTEELEIMHQDQYVCLLVIDIDKFKNINDTFGHLIGDQVLLNVVAVLKGMLRSSDFAGRIGGDEFCVFMKNILSLSYLHEWLDELLKRLVNTTVKDQKVLSASIGVCMSDHTCRYDEIFQRADEAMYRAKHAGGNRYEIIEI from the coding sequence ATGAATGCTGAAACAATGGAAAGCCTGTATGCGCATATTGAAGAATGTCGGATCCTTCATGATTTTGAAGGTATTTTTCATTATGCATCACAGCTTTATGACATAAGCAGAGAACAAAAGGATAAGCATTATCAGATTATCGCCTGTTACTTTTTAGGTAATGTATCCTATAACAGGGGAGTATATCATGAAGCAATGCTGTATCTGCAGGAAGGGATATGCATCGGTGAAGAGGAGCCCTATCCGTTTTTTCAAATGGTATCCTACAACCTGGCAGGGATGGTCAGCGCTACAGTTGGCGATGAAATCATGTCTGTTGAATATATGCTGAAATCCTACTATATTGCACTGGAGCATCAGGAGCTCGGATATTTTTACATTATTCTCAATAATCTCGGTGTTCTCTTTCTTGATCTGGGGTATTATGAAATAGCAAAGGAGTATTTTAAGAAAGCTATTGCAGAACGCAGTATCAAATGCTTTGATGATTTAAAAATCAATGACGGCTATAATATTATCAATCTGCTTGGCACAAGTGTATTCCTGCAGGATGAGGAGGAGTATGCATATTGGCTTCCATGGTATTGGGAATATCACAAACGGTTTAAAGAGATTACGGTAGATAATGATTTTCAGTTGTATCAGGTCTTACGTGCCGGCTATAAAAGCAATATAGATGTCTTTCGTGATGAGGTAACACGCTTGTTGGATATCGTAGATAGAGAATCGGATCGTTTGCATACCTTTAAGAATTTGCTGAAGGTATTCAAAATTTGTATGCAATATAAAGATAAAGAGCTTACCTCCCAGGTGCTTGAGAAGCTGAATCTGATATTGCAGGAATATCCGGAGTATCAAAAGCATTCCGAACTGAAAGAATGTCAGGTTCTTTATGCAACCATCTTTGGCAAGGAAGAAGAACGATTGACTGCTCTGCAGGAATATTATGAGGTTCGTCAAATGGAGCTTGCATCTGCGCATAACAATATGAAGAATACCCTGCTTTTGAAAATTGATATGGAGCGTCTGTTATATGAACGCAGTCAGATTCTGGAGAAAAATAAAGAGCTGGAGCGCCGTTCGGAAATAGAGGAATTTACAAATGTTATGAATAAGACAGCATTTCGTTACCATGTGACAGAAGAACTGGAGATTATGCATCAGGATCAGTATGTCTGTCTGCTGGTGATTGACATTGATAAATTTAAAAATATCAATGATACGTTCGGTCATTTGATTGGCGATCAGGTTCTTCTCAATGTGGTTGCCGTACTAAAGGGAATGCTGCGAAGCAGTGATTTTGCCGGACGGATCGGTGGGGATGAATTCTGCGTTTTCATGAAGAATATTTTATCTCTGTCATATTTGCATGAATGGCTGGACGAGCTGTTAAAGCGTCTGGTGAATACGACAGTGAAGGATCAAAAGGTGTTGAGTGCCAGTATCGGTGTTTGCATGAGTGATCACACCTGCCGCTATGATGAAATTTTTCAAAGGGCGGATGAAGCGATGTATCGCGCAAAGCATGCAGGTGGCAACCGCTATGAGATCATAGAGATATAG
- the ptsP gene encoding phosphoenolpyruvate--protein phosphotransferase, translated as MLKGIAASAGIAIAKVYKLETPSFEIVKTEAAPAEEIAKFNAALEKTKADIEGIKERAAKRLAPEELAVFDAHLMMAGDPELASQIIGMIENDKVNAEFATNEVANMMVTMFESMDNEYFKERAADVKDVTFRLKCNLLGLTIPDLSAINEDSVIIAHDLTPSDTAQLNEYAKGFATNIGGKTSHSAIMANSLEIPAVVGCSGVLDAANNGDTVILDALDGVVILNPTGEEIKEYEAKRAAYMEEKEALKVLKDAKSVTTDGHEVELAGNIGTPDDVEGVLNNGGEGVGLYRTEFLYMHSDHFPTEDEQFEAYKTVLEGMGGRRVVVRTLDIGGDKKLPYFTFDPEMNPFLGYRAIRLCLDRTEIFRTQLRALIRASIYGKLCIMFPMIATVDEFRQGKAIFEEEKAKLIAEGVKVADKIEVGMMVEIPAAAVNADNFAKEADFFSIGTNDLIQYSMAADRMNEKVSYLYQPYNPSILRLIKMTIDGAHKEGKWTGMCGAMAGEEYAVPVLLGLGLDEFSMSATQILKARQMVTNLSKKEMEGLAEEALQQATAEDVLALVKKAIAK; from the coding sequence ATGTTAAAAGGTATTGCAGCATCCGCAGGGATTGCGATCGCAAAGGTTTACAAGCTGGAAACACCGAGCTTCGAGATTGTCAAAACAGAAGCAGCACCTGCAGAAGAGATAGCGAAATTTAACGCAGCTCTGGAAAAAACGAAAGCTGATATCGAAGGTATCAAAGAACGTGCCGCAAAACGTCTGGCTCCGGAAGAGCTTGCCGTGTTTGATGCTCACCTGATGATGGCAGGAGATCCTGAGCTTGCCAGCCAGATCATAGGAATGATCGAAAACGATAAAGTGAATGCGGAATTTGCAACCAATGAAGTAGCTAACATGATGGTTACCATGTTTGAATCCATGGATAACGAATACTTTAAAGAAAGAGCAGCAGATGTTAAGGATGTTACATTCCGTTTGAAATGTAATCTGCTTGGACTGACAATTCCGGATCTGAGTGCAATCAATGAGGATTCCGTCATTATCGCTCATGACTTGACACCTTCCGATACTGCTCAGTTAAACGAGTATGCGAAAGGCTTCGCTACTAATATCGGTGGTAAAACAAGTCACTCTGCCATTATGGCAAACTCTTTGGAAATTCCTGCAGTAGTAGGCTGCAGCGGTGTGCTGGATGCTGCTAACAATGGGGATACAGTCATTCTGGATGCACTGGATGGCGTAGTCATCCTGAATCCAACGGGTGAAGAAATCAAAGAATATGAAGCAAAACGTGCAGCTTATATGGAAGAAAAGGAAGCATTGAAGGTATTGAAGGATGCAAAATCCGTTACAACAGACGGACATGAGGTTGAACTTGCCGGAAACATTGGTACACCGGATGATGTTGAGGGTGTGCTGAACAATGGTGGTGAAGGAGTTGGTCTATATCGTACAGAATTCCTGTATATGCACTCTGATCATTTCCCAACAGAGGACGAGCAGTTTGAAGCCTATAAGACGGTTCTGGAAGGTATGGGAGGACGCCGTGTTGTCGTTCGTACACTGGATATCGGTGGTGACAAGAAGCTTCCTTATTTCACATTTGATCCTGAAATGAATCCGTTCCTGGGATATCGTGCAATTCGTCTGTGTCTGGACAGAACAGAAATCTTCCGTACGCAGCTGCGTGCATTGATTCGTGCTTCTATTTACGGAAAACTGTGCATCATGTTCCCAATGATTGCTACTGTTGATGAATTCCGTCAGGGTAAGGCAATTTTTGAGGAAGAAAAGGCGAAGCTGATCGCTGAGGGTGTTAAGGTTGCAGATAAGATTGAAGTCGGTATGATGGTGGAAATTCCGGCAGCTGCAGTAAATGCTGATAACTTTGCAAAAGAGGCAGACTTCTTCTCTATCGGTACGAATGACCTGATTCAGTACTCTATGGCAGCAGACCGTATGAATGAAAAGGTTTCTTACCTGTATCAGCCATACAATCCTTCTATCCTGCGTCTGATTAAAATGACGATTGACGGCGCTCACAAAGAGGGAAAATGGACTGGTATGTGTGGAGCAATGGCTGGTGAAGAATACGCAGTGCCTGTCCTCCTTGGTCTGGGACTGGATGAATTCTCCATGTCTGCAACACAGATACTGAAGGCTCGTCAGATGGTGACAAACCTGAGCAAGAAGGAAATGGAAGGTCTTGCAGAAGAAGCATTGCAGCAGGCTACTGCTGAGGATGTTCTTGCATTGGTTAAGAAAGCAATCGCAAAATAA